In the Hyphomonadaceae bacterium BL14 genome, one interval contains:
- a CDS encoding dipeptide epimerase, with translation MRHLQASIITRRLKRPFVIATGARTEQASVSVTISQGSDVGNGEAVGVSYRAETAQTMLWEIEAVRSAIEAGADRMRLMSLLPPGGARAALDAALWDLEARRADTTVAALCGLTEPVGAVATAFTISLDTPGGMEAQARDAAHRPVLKVKLGRRDGLDGARAAAVRRGAPDAVLIADANCGWTREDLPHHAYELAALDFKLLEQPLPPDQDHQLDDFRSPLPLCGDESCQSMAELDTAARRYDIINIKLDKCGGLTHALEMRARLRALGKGVFVGCMICGVRAIAPALILARDADFVDVDGPVWLAEDIAPMELDDQGRLSPVPAGVWGGMGESVS, from the coding sequence GTGCGTCATCTGCAGGCCAGCATCATCACCCGGCGCCTGAAACGGCCCTTTGTCATCGCCACCGGCGCGCGCACCGAGCAGGCCTCCGTGTCCGTTACCATCAGCCAGGGCTCGGATGTGGGCAATGGCGAGGCGGTGGGGGTCAGCTATCGCGCAGAGACCGCCCAGACCATGCTCTGGGAGATCGAAGCGGTGCGCAGCGCCATCGAGGCGGGTGCTGACCGCATGCGCCTCATGAGCCTCCTGCCGCCCGGCGGTGCGCGCGCGGCTCTGGATGCAGCGCTGTGGGATCTGGAAGCGCGCCGGGCCGACACCACCGTCGCCGCGCTGTGCGGGCTGACGGAGCCAGTCGGCGCGGTCGCCACTGCATTCACAATCTCTCTGGACACGCCCGGCGGCATGGAAGCGCAGGCGCGCGACGCCGCGCACCGCCCGGTGCTGAAGGTGAAACTCGGCCGGCGTGACGGGCTGGACGGTGCGCGCGCCGCTGCCGTGCGCCGGGGCGCGCCGGATGCGGTGCTGATCGCCGACGCCAATTGCGGCTGGACGCGCGAGGACCTGCCCCACCATGCCTATGAGCTGGCGGCGCTGGATTTCAAATTGCTCGAACAGCCCCTGCCGCCTGATCAGGATCATCAGCTGGATGATTTCCGCTCGCCTTTGCCTTTGTGCGGGGATGAAAGCTGTCAGTCCATGGCCGAGCTCGACACGGCTGCGCGGCGCTATGACATCATCAATATCAAGCTGGACAAGTGCGGCGGGCTTACCCATGCGCTGGAAATGCGCGCCCGGCTGCGCGCGTTGGGAAAGGGCGTGTTTGTGGGCTGCATGATCTGCGGGGTGCGCGCGATCGCGCCCGCGCTGATTCTGGCCCGGGACGCCGATTTCGTGGATGTGGACGGGCCGGTCTGGCTGGCTGAGGACATCGCCCCGATGGAGCTGGATGATCAGGGCCGGCTGTCGCCTGTGCCCGCCGGCGTATGGGGCGGCATGGGAGAGAGTGTGTCATGA
- a CDS encoding DUF1611 domain-containing protein, whose translation MIALPYLVFLGDADREVGVKTAQGVLHWRPEQVAGQFRLPGCELDLGIPDMDYETAVAAGARTVLIGIANRGGILPERWIEPLRQALEAGLDIASGLHQRLSSFPVLKETADRLGRQLHDVRHWSGPPIKLGTGEKRSGKRVLMAGTDCNIGKKYTALAVAHEMQARGLNATFRATGQTGVLIAGQGVAIDAIPADFVSGAVEMLSPANAEDHWDVIEGQASVLHPFFGQVTLGLVLGAQPDVLILCHEAGRTHIRGMPHRPLPGLTDTLEAHLAAARINNPHVRAAAVSVNTGALSPEAAEAALDAARRETGLPATDPVRHGAGVLVDAIVS comes from the coding sequence ATGATTGCGCTGCCCTATCTTGTGTTTCTGGGCGATGCGGACCGCGAAGTCGGTGTGAAGACCGCCCAGGGCGTGCTGCACTGGCGCCCTGAACAGGTGGCGGGCCAGTTCCGTCTGCCGGGCTGCGAGCTGGATCTGGGCATTCCTGACATGGACTACGAGACGGCCGTGGCGGCGGGCGCGCGCACCGTGCTGATCGGCATAGCCAATCGCGGGGGGATTCTGCCCGAGCGCTGGATCGAGCCGCTGCGCCAGGCGCTGGAAGCCGGGCTCGACATCGCCAGCGGGCTGCATCAGCGCCTGAGCTCGTTTCCTGTTCTGAAGGAGACCGCCGACCGGCTGGGCCGCCAGCTCCACGATGTGCGCCACTGGTCCGGTCCTCCCATAAAGCTCGGCACCGGTGAGAAGCGGTCTGGCAAGCGCGTGCTGATGGCCGGCACCGACTGCAATATCGGCAAGAAATACACGGCGCTGGCGGTTGCACACGAGATGCAGGCCCGCGGTCTCAACGCCACCTTCCGCGCCACCGGCCAGACCGGGGTGCTGATCGCAGGCCAGGGCGTCGCCATTGATGCGATCCCGGCGGATTTCGTGTCCGGCGCGGTGGAGATGCTCAGCCCGGCCAATGCCGAAGACCACTGGGATGTGATCGAGGGGCAGGCGAGCGTGCTGCATCCCTTCTTCGGTCAGGTCACGCTGGGTCTGGTGCTCGGCGCCCAGCCCGATGTTCTGATCCTCTGCCACGAAGCGGGGCGGACCCATATTCGCGGCATGCCCCACCGGCCCTTGCCGGGCCTCACCGACACGCTGGAGGCTCATCTCGCCGCCGCGCGGATCAACAATCCGCACGTGCGCGCCGCAGCAGTGAGCGTGAATACAGGTGCGCTGTCTCCCGAAGCGGCAGAAGCGGCGCTGGACGCGGCAAGGCGCGAGACCGGCCTGCCGGCGACCGACCCGGTGCGTCATGGGGCCGGCGTGCTGGTGGACGCGATTGTGAGCTGA
- a CDS encoding DegT/DnrJ/EryC1/StrS aminotransferase family protein yields the protein MISFIDLAAQRARIQDRLDAAIAKVIEEGKYILGPEVTELESRLKVFGETRHALTCANGTDAILLPLMAWKIGKGDAVFVPSFTFASTAEVVALVGGTAVFVDIDPDTYCMDPASLERAIDWAKREGGLTPRVVIAVDLFGQPADYPALSAIASAHGLKLISDSAQGFGCTLNGYHPARWADVATISFYPAKPLGCYGDGGAVVTNDDALAALFASLRNHGQGAERYAYDRIGLNSRLDTIQAAILLEKLDIFTDEIIQRNAAADAYAAALSDVVKVPVVIEGGVSTWAQYTIEVDDREAFRAALAEKGVPTAVYYPVPMHVQEPYQHFALAPGGLPATERAMARVVSLPMDAYLAGERQEQVIRAVRASV from the coding sequence ATGATTTCCTTCATTGATCTGGCCGCCCAGCGCGCCCGCATCCAGGACCGGCTCGACGCTGCTATCGCCAAGGTGATCGAGGAGGGCAAATACATTCTCGGGCCCGAGGTCACGGAACTGGAATCCCGGCTCAAGGTGTTTGGCGAGACGCGCCACGCGCTGACCTGCGCCAATGGCACCGATGCGATCCTGTTGCCGTTGATGGCGTGGAAGATCGGCAAGGGCGATGCGGTGTTCGTACCGAGCTTCACCTTCGCCTCCACCGCTGAAGTTGTGGCGCTTGTGGGCGGCACGGCCGTGTTCGTCGATATTGATCCGGACACGTACTGCATGGATCCGGCGAGCCTGGAGCGTGCGATTGACTGGGCCAAGCGCGAAGGCGGGCTGACGCCGCGCGTGGTGATTGCTGTGGATCTGTTCGGCCAGCCGGCGGACTATCCTGCGCTCAGCGCGATCGCCAGCGCCCATGGGCTGAAGCTGATCTCCGACAGCGCGCAAGGCTTTGGGTGCACGCTCAATGGCTATCACCCGGCGCGCTGGGCGGATGTGGCGACCATCAGTTTCTACCCGGCCAAGCCACTGGGCTGCTATGGCGATGGCGGGGCCGTGGTGACCAATGATGATGCGCTGGCGGCGCTGTTCGCCTCCCTGCGCAATCACGGACAGGGTGCCGAGCGCTATGCCTATGACCGCATTGGCCTGAACTCGCGCCTGGACACGATCCAGGCCGCGATCCTTCTGGAGAAGCTGGACATTTTCACCGACGAGATCATTCAGCGCAACGCTGCCGCCGACGCCTATGCTGCAGCGCTGTCCGATGTGGTGAAGGTGCCGGTGGTGATCGAGGGCGGAGTGTCGACCTGGGCGCAGTACACGATCGAGGTCGATGACCGTGAGGCGTTCCGCGCGGCATTGGCTGAAAAAGGCGTGCCCACGGCGGTGTATTATCCCGTGCCGATGCACGTGCAGGAACCTTATCAGCACTTCGCGCTGGCACCAGGCGGTCTGCCCGCGACCGAGCGGGCCATGGCGCGCGTGGTATCCCTGCCTATGGACGCCTATCTGGCCGGAGAGCGTCAGGAGCAGGTGATCCGGGCCGTGCGCGCCAGCGTGTAA
- a CDS encoding helix-turn-helix transcriptional regulator, with the protein MMPLSEPDPSGEPPAIVVTLDIMLARRKMKAKDLAAVIGITEANLSLLRSGKVKGVRFDTLARLCAALDCRPGDLLDVEGADDQ; encoded by the coding sequence ATGATGCCTTTGTCTGAGCCCGATCCAAGCGGCGAACCGCCCGCCATCGTGGTGACGCTGGATATCATGCTGGCGCGGCGCAAGATGAAGGCGAAGGATCTGGCCGCCGTGATCGGAATCACCGAGGCCAATCTGTCGCTGCTCAGATCGGGCAAGGTGAAGGGCGTGCGCTTTGACACGCTGGCCCGGCTCTGCGCCGCGCTGGACTGCCGCCCTGGTGACTTGCTGGACGTGGAGGGCGCGGACGACCAATAG
- a CDS encoding DUF2975 domain-containing protein gives MTADNRMRTLGRAMEVGGYLALMLCLIHSAMHLAERVSAGPVGAEGPLGMLNAVLLGFVDAMPLLFLITGLAAMAALGAAYGRGEMFSAQNARRIRSFGEALAWAAAAVIVIQPTLLDWISGASRGIDFNIDAAGLALAAGGIFTTAMAYAMQRAHALQSEHDAFV, from the coding sequence ATGACCGCTGACAATCGAATGCGCACTCTCGGACGGGCAATGGAGGTGGGCGGCTATCTCGCCCTCATGCTCTGCCTCATTCATTCCGCCATGCATCTCGCCGAGCGGGTCTCGGCCGGTCCTGTGGGGGCGGAGGGACCGCTGGGCATGCTCAATGCTGTCTTGCTCGGCTTTGTGGATGCCATGCCGCTGCTCTTCCTGATCACCGGGCTGGCGGCCATGGCTGCCCTCGGCGCGGCCTACGGACGCGGCGAGATGTTCTCAGCCCAGAACGCCAGGCGCATCCGCAGCTTCGGCGAGGCGCTGGCCTGGGCGGCGGCAGCGGTGATCGTGATCCAGCCGACCCTGCTGGACTGGATCAGCGGGGCATCGCGCGGGATCGATTTCAATATCGATGCCGCCGGACTGGCGCTCGCCGCCGGGGGCATATTCACCACGGCCATGGCCTACGCCATGCAGCGCGCCCACGCCCTGCAGAGCGAGCATGATGCCTTTGTCTGA